In the genome of Raphanus sativus cultivar WK10039 chromosome 9, ASM80110v3, whole genome shotgun sequence, the window CAAGGCGGTGTTGGTGTTGTTGATAGTACTTCTTTTCTTCCTCTCTTCCTCATACTCAGCATCATCAGTCATCAGCTGGAACCTACAAACAGGACAAGAGTTCCTCGTCCCTAGCCACGGTAAAATACAATTACCGTGGTAACAATGTCCACACGGTAACTTCTTAACGGTTTCACCAACCACCATCCCATCTTTACACACAGCACAAACCATCTTATCATCAGAACCACAAACCTCGAAAGTCTCTAACGCCTCGATCGCCGATTTAGCAGCCGGCGGCGCTCCTCTccttccaccaccaccaccaccaccgccgccgTCTCCTTCCGCTAAATTCTGGAGAAGCGCCTCGTAACCAGCTCCGTCGTCCACGTAATCAGCCGCGTTTCCTGAATTGTCTTCGATTCCCATTAGAATCTCGGCCCAATCGAGAATCCGGTTACGTCCGGTTATCGATCGCGTCGTGATAGGAAACAGCTCCTCTCCTCgatcctcctcttcttcttcttcttcatcctcctcatcctcctcctcctcatcgtCGATTTCGTTTCGGCTATTAAGCTCCAACCCGAAGAACTCGTCCTCGTACGACAACACGTCGAGACGCGGCGGAGACGGCGCGTGGGTCAAGAGACGGAGCATCTGGAGGAAATGCGAGCCGATGCTGGAGTCTTCTACCCTCAGATCTGGGGAGAGCGGCGGCGAACGTGGGATCGGCTGGATCGATTCGACGAAGCCTTTGTTACATTCGGAGCAGACGACGACGGATTCGCCGTGTAGAGTTTCGACGACGACGCGTTTGTTGCAGTGGTAGCACCAGTGCGGATCCGACGGAGCGTCGTCGGACATCGTTTTCGGGTCCGGATTCAGATCCGATtgagaaaaccaaaagaaagaaaaaaagtctCTGTGTTATCTTAATACAAAGAGATATAGTATTGCGTATCCGTCGTTGTCGTTGCCCCCACCCACCCGCCGACCCATAATATTATAATCCCCTTACTTTatcttaataatattattaatcaaaCTGTTTAATCCCACTAGGACCAGGTTTTTCAAATCAAAACTGAGTTGTACTTCTGTTAAAATAACAGGTTCAACGTTTCTTTCATTTTATCCAATAACAGGCAGATGTTTGTCAGACAAATGAACAGATTAATTTGGACAATTACTTTTTTTGGGACAAAAGTCTCCCAAAAATCTGATTTGTGACACGATTGCTTGAATCTGGTGTGCAAATGGTTGAAGATTCCGTGGAATAGCCAGTTTCTAAGATGGAGATAGAATCTATTTGTGTTATTTTCAAAccgtttatattttaaaaccaaGTTTTGATCGCTAAAGAGATTATTTTGAAGAACAATTCTATTCGATCATGGTTCTGTTGatgttaaaaaaatactatGCTTTGGTTATAGCTTCCTTTTCACAATATATCATTTAACAAGAACAGTTTCCTTGTTGTTGCTCTGAGTGAGACGAGTTGGTCAGTGGCCTTAGGTTCACATCCACCAAATCCTCTTGTCTCGTCCAAGTAACTGTTTCTGTCCCCTGTAACGCTGACGCAATCTTACAGAACAGAGGCTACActcaaaacaacaacaaaaactagTTAAGTTGTTTTTACTCAGAGAATGTGTCATCATTGTCTTGTGTGTTTTTATTTACCTTAATGTTGAATCCAGCTTTTGCACTAGTCTCTATGAACAAAGCTCCAAATTCACGAGCTTTGTTATCCCCTTCCTCTATTGAAACTTGCCTGTTGAATCACCAAGAACAACcttatttgaaaaaattcaatCAAATAGATGAAGCAATATTCAGGATCTGTCTAGGTCTGGCTAGTTTGAGTTTGTTTTACCTTCTATGAACAAGATCGGTTTTGTTACCAACAAGAGCAATGATGACATGATTGCCTCTTTCTGCACGAACATCTTCAATCCACTTGGAGGTGTTAATAAATGATTGCTTATCTGCATCATTGCAAGAACTATTGAGTACTGAAGACAGAACAAGACAAGTTTCATGGAGTAAGTCTTATACTTGCTACGTCATAGACAATGACAGCAACAGAAGAATCTCTGATATAACTTGGTATCAGGCTTTTGAATCTCTCTTGTCCAGCCGTGTCCCTGCGCATCGATTATCACAGTATCTTGAACAcaaagtatatattaaatgtaCACTAATAGTGAATTTTACACGCTAATGGTAGAACATAAGATGATGGAATCTCAGAAACACATATTTGCATGGATCTATGTATTGCTAGTGAATGATTTGTACATAAGGCAGAGCCAAAACATCGATAGGAGACTTCCTACAACAGATTGCAATAACCAAAGGATTTACCACATCTGCAGACGAAAAGTTGTGTCTTCATGCCGCATTGTTTTGGACAAGAAATCAATTCCAATTGTAGCCTGCATGCATGCATAAAATTGAAACACAGTCTTCAATATACGAAAGGCAATCAATCCTAACGCCAATGATCATCATAAAGGAGACATTCATGTGGATGATCAAACACCAATGATGACCAAAAACTAATAGGTATATATGGTat includes:
- the LOC108823372 gene encoding E3 ubiquitin-protein ligase CIP8, whose protein sequence is MSDDAPSDPHWCYHCNKRVVVETLHGESVVVCSECNKGFVESIQPIPRSPPLSPDLRVEDSSIGSHFLQMLRLLTHAPSPPRLDVLSYEDEFFGLELNSRNEIDDEEEEDEEDEEEEEEEDRGEELFPITTRSITGRNRILDWAEILMGIEDNSGNAADYVDDGAGYEALLQNLAEGDGGGGGGGGGRRGAPPAAKSAIEALETFEVCGSDDKMVCAVCKDGMVVGETVKKLPCGHCYHGNCILPWLGTRNSCPVCRFQLMTDDAEYEEERKKRSTINNTNTALTDSSAASSST
- the LOC108826681 gene encoding ras-related protein RABH1a translates to MTHLGNYKLVFLGDQAVGKTSIITCFMYGNFDTNYQATIGIDFLSKTMRHEDTTFRLQMWDTAGQERFKSLIPSYIRDSSVAVIVYDVANKQSFINTSKWIEDVRAERGNHVIIALVGNKTDLVHRRQVSIEEGDNKAREFGALFIETSAKAGFNIKPLFCKIASALQGTETVTWTRQEDLVDVNLRPLTNSSHSEQQQGNCSC